Proteins encoded by one window of Cellvibrio sp. KY-GH-1:
- a CDS encoding Spy/CpxP family protein refolding chaperone, with amino-acid sequence MKNIKLLAVGSLLLGSMALAVPGFAGDRGERGGWKHHGGWDEGHGGKRLAHLLDLTDAQKETLKAQRDAQEDARDALKDKIGDAREALATAVDAGANDAELATLTETLGKLHAEQLLAGAKAHKAFIAVLTDAQKQKLADLKTKREARRNARDNEPQSSSSTNGV; translated from the coding sequence ATGAAGAACATCAAATTGTTGGCAGTAGGTAGCTTATTGTTAGGTTCAATGGCGTTGGCGGTTCCCGGTTTTGCGGGAGATAGAGGCGAACGCGGTGGTTGGAAACACCATGGCGGTTGGGATGAGGGGCATGGCGGAAAGCGTTTGGCCCACCTGCTGGATTTAACCGATGCGCAGAAAGAAACCCTGAAAGCCCAGCGCGATGCACAAGAAGACGCTCGTGATGCTTTGAAGGATAAAATTGGTGATGCGCGCGAAGCCCTGGCAACCGCAGTAGATGCCGGCGCTAATGACGCAGAACTGGCAACCTTGACCGAAACCCTTGGCAAGTTGCACGCGGAGCAGTTGTTGGCTGGTGCTAAAGCGCACAAGGCATTTATTGCGGTGCTTACCGACGCACAAAAGCAAAAGTTGGCGGACCTCAAGACCAAGCGTGAAGCTCGTAGAAATGCACGTGACAATGAGCCTCAAAGCTCCAGCAGTACCAATGGTGTCTGA
- a CDS encoding response regulator transcription factor translates to MLKVLLIDDDKELSQLLSEYLHTEGFAIDTAFDGQTALDLALKHSYSVIVLDVMLPVRNGFDVLKNLRQHNQTPVIMLTAKGDTVDRVIGLEIGADDYLSKPCDPRELVARIRAILRRANQKESSPVNIERLTSGKLSLHLGTRTTTWDNQEVPLTGTEFSVLEILVRRAGQVISKDDMTEQALNRKLTPYDRSIDVHVSNIRKKITAAGSSKDLIINVRGAGYMLTMNDEESAS, encoded by the coding sequence ATGCTCAAAGTTCTCCTCATTGATGACGATAAAGAACTCAGTCAACTGCTTAGCGAATATTTGCACACCGAAGGCTTTGCGATTGATACCGCCTTTGATGGTCAAACTGCACTCGATCTCGCACTCAAACACAGCTATTCGGTCATAGTGCTTGATGTAATGTTGCCGGTACGCAACGGCTTTGATGTATTAAAAAATTTGCGGCAACACAACCAGACACCGGTCATTATGTTGACCGCTAAAGGCGACACTGTTGATCGCGTTATTGGGCTGGAAATAGGCGCTGACGATTACTTATCCAAACCTTGCGATCCGCGTGAATTGGTGGCACGTATCCGTGCGATTCTGCGCCGCGCCAATCAAAAAGAATCCAGTCCGGTCAATATAGAACGCCTGACCTCCGGTAAGCTATCGCTGCATCTGGGTACTCGCACCACTACCTGGGATAACCAAGAAGTTCCTCTCACCGGAACTGAATTCAGCGTCTTAGAAATTTTGGTGCGTCGTGCTGGTCAGGTGATCAGCAAGGATGACATGACTGAGCAAGCTTTGAATCGAAAGTTAACGCCCTATGATCGCAGTATTGATGTGCATGTAAGTAATATCAGGAAAAAAATTACTGCTGCAGGCTCATCTAAAGATTTAATCATTAATGTGCGCGGCGCAGGCTACATGCTGACCATGAATGACGAAGAATCAGCAAGTTGA
- a CDS encoding ATP-binding protein: MTRLYLKIFFTFWLITAAIIVGTNIVVHWFDMTPEGNLQHDNDSGDDDPAKRLLFQMVGNAVNRNARQLVQDLRSMPTWSTRYVYVIDRENRDLLDRPLPPGVMFLAPRLTAKHPFDRVQDRNRKLFGRYITLNDGTSVKLITISSGRDEGQDRDIIWELFIDNIWPLLLVSILVSGSACFFLARHFTRSINTLQKATQQIARGDLSVRISDQFYGRKDEVAALGRDFDHMTERLQKAMQEQKRLIKDVSHELRTPLARLQIALALARQRSNGIVDQELDRIKQAADYLNDIITDILTLPVQGQDSWVLDDVLDLVSLLQILIENYQTDAQEKNIQIQFKCTLEEALVSTHGNMLVGVFENTLRNALLYTPANAEICVQINETGDGEYYRIDIMDQGPGVPDDALESIFQPFYRTDEARARESGGYGLGLAIAQRSVSLHQGRIWAENRPVGGLSLCIILPQIKS, translated from the coding sequence ATGACACGGCTTTATTTAAAGATTTTTTTTACGTTTTGGCTAATTACCGCCGCCATTATTGTCGGTACAAATATTGTTGTGCACTGGTTCGACATGACCCCGGAAGGGAATTTGCAACACGACAATGACTCCGGCGATGATGACCCCGCTAAACGGCTGCTATTCCAGATGGTGGGCAATGCTGTAAACCGCAATGCTCGCCAACTTGTGCAAGATTTGCGCTCAATGCCCACTTGGTCTACACGCTACGTCTATGTAATTGACAGAGAAAATCGAGACCTGTTGGATCGTCCTCTCCCTCCGGGCGTTATGTTTCTTGCTCCACGACTGACCGCGAAACATCCCTTTGACCGAGTCCAGGATCGCAATCGCAAATTGTTTGGCCGCTATATCACCTTGAATGATGGCACCAGCGTGAAGCTAATCACCATTTCATCGGGACGTGACGAAGGCCAGGATCGCGATATTATTTGGGAATTATTTATCGACAATATTTGGCCACTGTTACTGGTTTCTATTCTGGTCAGTGGCTCCGCGTGTTTTTTTCTCGCCCGCCATTTCACACGCAGCATTAATACCTTACAAAAAGCTACGCAACAAATTGCGCGCGGTGACTTAAGCGTGCGAATTAGCGATCAATTTTATGGACGTAAGGATGAAGTTGCCGCACTCGGACGCGACTTTGACCATATGACTGAACGCTTGCAAAAGGCTATGCAAGAACAAAAGCGATTGATTAAAGATGTATCCCACGAATTGCGTACACCACTGGCGCGCCTGCAAATTGCGCTCGCACTCGCCCGGCAACGTAGCAATGGTATTGTTGATCAGGAATTAGATCGGATTAAGCAGGCCGCCGATTATCTAAATGATATTATTACGGACATTCTCACTCTCCCGGTGCAAGGCCAAGATAGCTGGGTTCTGGATGATGTGCTGGATCTGGTGAGCTTATTGCAAATACTCATTGAGAATTACCAGACGGACGCACAGGAAAAAAATATTCAAATTCAATTCAAATGCACACTGGAAGAAGCGCTGGTTTCTACTCACGGCAATATGCTGGTGGGCGTGTTTGAAAACACTTTACGCAATGCTCTGCTCTATACTCCCGCCAATGCGGAAATTTGTGTTCAGATCAATGAAACGGGTGATGGCGAATACTACCGCATCGATATTATGGATCAGGGCCCCGGTGTACCCGATGACGCACTCGAAAGTATTTTTCAGCCCTTCTATCGCACTGACGAAGCTCGTGCTCGGGAGAGCGGTGGGTACGGATTAGGTTTGGCCATTGCCCAGCGTAGCGTATCCTTGCATCAAGGCCGGATCTGGGCTGAAAATCGCCCTGTAGGTGGTTTAAGCCTTTGCATCATACTCCCCCAAATCAAAAGTTAA
- a CDS encoding GGDEF domain-containing protein — protein MRDMTMVIGANLANGAGNLTLTPLTPEQELATRVRLSQALQMSLDPAEVLNSFYKHIQTAVSVSGVLFKSATQYADVKIGRECMHHCDYRLTTDEGYLGEIIFSRSKRFAENELITLEFLLSSLIYPLRNALRYQSAMRLALLDPLTMLGNRAALDTALRRELQLAERHQSDLSLLMIDADFFKRINDDYGHHRGDLMLCAIAKGIESVCRGSDIIFRYGGEEFVVVLGKTNLEGAKIIAERIRQHIEQTHINHNGKLIGTTVSIGIATRHPRKKEHINDLFDRADAALYQAKGNGRNCVVSSDDLVVER, from the coding sequence ATGCGGGATATGACTATGGTGATCGGTGCCAATCTGGCAAACGGCGCAGGCAATCTCACGTTAACACCATTAACCCCCGAACAAGAGTTAGCGACTCGTGTTCGCCTGTCTCAAGCGTTACAAATGAGCCTGGACCCTGCGGAAGTGCTTAATTCGTTTTACAAGCATATTCAAACAGCGGTTAGCGTGTCAGGTGTTTTATTCAAATCAGCTACGCAATACGCCGATGTAAAAATTGGACGTGAGTGTATGCATCACTGTGACTACCGGTTGACCACTGACGAAGGTTATTTAGGAGAAATTATTTTCAGCCGCAGTAAACGCTTTGCTGAAAACGAGCTAATTACTCTGGAGTTTTTGCTCAGCTCATTAATTTATCCGTTGCGAAATGCGCTGCGCTATCAATCCGCCATGCGCTTGGCATTGCTAGATCCGTTAACCATGCTGGGGAACCGTGCGGCCCTGGATACGGCGTTGCGTCGCGAACTACAGCTGGCGGAGCGCCACCAAAGTGATTTATCCCTGCTGATGATTGATGCTGATTTTTTTAAACGGATTAACGATGATTACGGCCATCACCGTGGTGATTTAATGTTGTGTGCGATTGCCAAGGGTATTGAATCTGTGTGCCGTGGCTCAGACATTATCTTTCGTTACGGCGGCGAAGAGTTTGTAGTAGTGTTGGGAAAAACCAATCTCGAGGGGGCAAAAATTATTGCTGAGCGTATTCGCCAGCATATTGAGCAGACACATATTAATCATAATGGAAAGTTGATTGGCACAACCGTGAGTATCGGCATTGCTACACGCCACCCCAGAAAAAAAGAGCATATCAATGATTTATTTGATCGCGCCGACGCAGCGCTGTACCAAGCAAAGGGCAACGGAAGAAACTGCGTTGTTAGTAGTGACGACCTGGTAGTTGAGCGATAG
- the rluB gene encoding 23S rRNA pseudouridine(2605) synthase RluB, with translation MVKKIDQDKPEKSTRAVKPVVAQKGAGKRNLEKTVGAEKSTPTKRPVAKSKKQVEPESSGRKTNNKKVDAAAEKVDAPTDEKLQKVLARAGVGSRREMERLIEAGQVKVNDHIAKLGDRVTNKDKVFVNGQRIVLRTELTRRRVILYNKPEGEICSRSDPEGRPTVYDRLPSLRGERWISVGRLDFNTSGLLLFTNDGELANKLMHPSSVIDREYLVRIQGDVTDEMKEQLLDGVLLDDGVARFTDIVDGAGEGKNRWFYCVVMEGRNREVRRLWESQGVKVSRLKRVRYANIFIPSHVRVGQWIDLTEREIQDLCMTAGFDSSTYTQIMQPTRDELAQLQRHDKKLRSASAAPRRHKAPPRKRPPIVE, from the coding sequence ATGGTGAAGAAAATCGACCAGGATAAACCTGAAAAATCTACCAGGGCTGTGAAGCCAGTAGTTGCCCAAAAGGGTGCGGGCAAGCGCAATCTTGAAAAAACAGTCGGCGCAGAAAAAAGTACCCCGACAAAGCGCCCTGTTGCAAAGTCTAAAAAGCAAGTGGAGCCTGAATCCTCGGGGCGCAAAACTAACAACAAAAAAGTAGATGCTGCAGCTGAAAAAGTTGACGCACCTACCGATGAAAAATTGCAAAAAGTGTTGGCGCGCGCGGGTGTTGGATCGCGTCGTGAGATGGAGCGTTTGATTGAGGCGGGCCAAGTTAAAGTTAATGATCATATTGCTAAATTAGGCGATAGGGTTACCAACAAAGATAAAGTCTTTGTTAATGGTCAACGCATTGTTCTGCGTACGGAACTCACTCGCCGTCGCGTTATTTTGTATAACAAGCCAGAAGGCGAAATTTGTTCTCGTTCAGATCCGGAAGGTCGCCCAACGGTTTATGATCGATTGCCTTCATTAAGAGGTGAGCGTTGGATTTCAGTTGGCCGGCTGGATTTCAACACCAGTGGTTTACTGTTGTTTACCAATGATGGTGAGCTTGCAAACAAGTTGATGCACCCCTCATCCGTGATTGATCGCGAATACCTTGTGCGTATTCAGGGCGATGTAACAGATGAAATGAAGGAGCAATTGCTTGACGGAGTATTATTGGATGATGGTGTAGCTCGCTTCACCGATATTGTCGATGGTGCAGGCGAAGGTAAAAACCGTTGGTTTTATTGCGTGGTAATGGAAGGCCGCAACCGCGAAGTGCGTCGTCTGTGGGAATCCCAAGGTGTTAAAGTTAGTCGTTTGAAGCGTGTACGTTATGCCAATATTTTTATCCCTTCACATGTGCGCGTTGGTCAGTGGATCGATTTAACGGAGCGAGAAATTCAGGATTTGTGTATGACTGCCGGTTTTGACAGTTCTACCTATACACAAATTATGCAACCTACTCGTGACGAATTGGCCCAGCTTCAGCGGCACGATAAAAAGTTGCGCTCTGCATCGGCCGCCCCGCGCAGGCATAAAGCGCCGCCGCGAAAGCGACCGCCTATCGTTGAATAG
- the scpB gene encoding SMC-Scp complex subunit ScpB, translating to MTNETHIDDESDSLDAVENSKQLFEESVIEEESATVPVTQMPVDAELLRKILEGAILAAGQPMTVARLLELFDEAVAPSKEEIATALSDIQATCGERGFELKEVASGWRFQVRDDLAPWVNRLWEEKPQKYSRALLETLSLIAYRQPITRGDIEEIRGVAVSSHIMKTLLERDWVKVVGHRDVPGRPSLYATTRQFLDYFNLKSLEELPSLSEIRDLDELNPVLDLGESGLGEKDTDPPIPDQAPISNETPAAETSAPVNEAELYEEGFVDGEEAFVDIEDASEVANTEPVSTKENQEETGNL from the coding sequence ATGACAAACGAAACCCATATCGATGACGAGTCGGATTCTCTGGATGCTGTAGAAAATAGCAAGCAGCTGTTTGAGGAATCTGTAATTGAAGAAGAGTCTGCCACCGTTCCTGTCACCCAGATGCCGGTGGATGCAGAGTTGTTACGCAAGATTCTCGAGGGGGCAATTTTAGCTGCAGGGCAACCCATGACGGTTGCCAGGTTGCTCGAGCTGTTCGATGAAGCCGTAGCACCGAGTAAAGAGGAAATCGCAACGGCCTTGTCGGATATCCAAGCGACCTGCGGTGAACGCGGATTTGAGCTGAAAGAAGTTGCGTCGGGTTGGCGTTTTCAGGTGCGCGATGATCTTGCGCCTTGGGTAAATCGATTGTGGGAAGAAAAGCCGCAAAAATATTCGCGCGCACTGTTGGAGACCTTGTCCTTGATTGCGTATCGTCAGCCGATTACGCGTGGAGATATCGAGGAGATCCGTGGTGTGGCTGTTAGTTCGCACATTATGAAAACCCTTTTGGAGCGTGACTGGGTTAAAGTTGTCGGCCATAGGGATGTTCCTGGCCGTCCGTCGCTTTACGCTACGACGCGTCAGTTTTTGGATTATTTTAATTTGAAAAGCTTGGAGGAGTTACCCTCCTTGAGTGAGATCCGCGATCTGGATGAGTTAAATCCGGTGTTGGATCTGGGGGAGTCGGGGCTGGGGGAAAAGGACACTGATCCACCGATTCCAGATCAAGCCCCAATCTCCAACGAAACTCCGGCAGCGGAAACCAGTGCGCCGGTTAATGAAGCAGAACTTTATGAAGAGGGCTTTGTAGATGGAGAAGAAGCCTTTGTTGATATAGAAGATGCTTCGGAAGTGGCTAATACCGAACCGGTATCTACCAAAGAAAACCAAGAGGAAACTGGCAATCTTTAA
- a CDS encoding ScpA family protein, translating into MAPSNAIAETPEATQGRPQQGEMPFAVVHGKAYTQLPQDLYIPPDALEVFLDAFEGPLDLLLYLIRRQNIDILDINVSEITSQYMAYVDLMESHQFELAAEYLVMAAMLAEIKSRMLLPRSAEEQEEEEDPRASLIRRLQEYERFKQAAEDLDKVPRVGRNVFPVSAPGPDRNLTRPEPDVELQELLLALSEVLRRADMFESHHVSKEKLSTRERMAQVLDTLAHQHFVPFVSLFKVEEGRLGVVVTFLAVMELIKESLVEIVQSEAFAPIHVKARTQ; encoded by the coding sequence ATTGCACCCTCAAATGCTATTGCAGAAACGCCAGAGGCTACCCAGGGGCGTCCGCAACAGGGGGAAATGCCATTTGCCGTTGTTCATGGAAAGGCGTACACCCAGTTACCGCAAGATTTATATATCCCACCCGATGCACTGGAGGTTTTTCTAGATGCATTTGAAGGGCCACTGGATTTACTGCTCTATCTGATTCGCCGCCAAAATATCGATATTCTGGATATTAACGTCTCGGAAATTACTTCTCAGTACATGGCTTATGTCGATTTAATGGAATCTCACCAGTTCGAGTTAGCCGCTGAATACCTTGTGATGGCTGCGATGTTGGCGGAGATCAAATCGCGGATGTTGTTGCCGCGCTCTGCAGAAGAACAAGAAGAGGAAGAAGATCCGCGTGCGTCGTTGATTCGTCGTTTGCAGGAGTACGAACGTTTCAAGCAAGCGGCAGAAGATCTGGATAAAGTCCCACGAGTAGGGCGCAATGTATTCCCCGTTAGCGCGCCGGGGCCAGATCGAAATCTTACCCGACCAGAGCCGGATGTTGAGCTACAAGAGTTGTTGTTGGCGCTCTCCGAGGTTTTAAGGCGCGCCGATATGTTCGAAAGCCACCATGTATCCAAGGAAAAGTTATCTACGCGTGAACGCATGGCCCAGGTACTGGATACGCTGGCACATCAGCATTTTGTACCCTTCGTGAGCTTGTTCAAAGTGGAGGAGGGGCGTCTTGGTGTCGTGGTGACTTTTTTAGCTGTGATGGAATTAATAAAAGAGTCGCTGGTAGAAATTGTTCAGAGCGAAGCCTTTGCTCCCATTCATGTAAAAGCAAGAACACAATGA
- a CDS encoding L-threonylcarbamoyladenylate synthase: protein MAQFFQIHPENPQHRLIVQAVDIIRKGGLVVYPTDSAYALGCHIGDKDALERIRSLRKLDKNHNFTLMCRDLSELATYARVDNQVFRLLKNHTPGAYTFILEATAEVPRRLLHPKRKTIGLRVPDNAIALALLAELGEPLMTSSLLLPGEEYPMTDPYDIRDSLEHFVDLVIDGGYCGLEPTTVVDLTGDNPELVRQGKGDFSPFEAS, encoded by the coding sequence ATGGCCCAATTTTTTCAAATACATCCGGAAAATCCGCAACACCGTTTGATTGTTCAGGCGGTAGATATAATTCGCAAGGGTGGATTGGTGGTGTATCCCACAGATTCTGCCTATGCGCTTGGGTGCCATATTGGTGATAAAGATGCGCTTGAGCGCATTCGCAGCCTGCGTAAGCTGGATAAAAACCACAACTTTACTTTGATGTGCCGCGATCTTTCGGAGTTGGCAACCTACGCGCGAGTAGACAATCAGGTTTTTCGCTTGTTAAAAAACCACACACCCGGAGCCTATACTTTTATTTTGGAGGCTACTGCTGAGGTGCCCCGTCGGTTGCTGCACCCGAAGCGCAAAACCATTGGTCTAAGGGTGCCAGATAATGCTATCGCCCTTGCACTACTGGCAGAGTTGGGTGAGCCATTGATGACGAGCAGTTTGTTACTTCCCGGCGAAGAATATCCAATGACGGATCCCTATGACATCCGCGATAGTCTCGAGCATTTTGTAGATTTGGTGATCGACGGTGGTTACTGTGGCCTTGAACCTACTACTGTTGTGGATTTGACGGGTGATAACCCTGAGCTTGTTCGACAAGGCAAAGGTGATTTCTCACCTTTTGAAGCTAGCTAA
- a CDS encoding PHP domain-containing protein has protein sequence MIFDLHCHSSFSDGVLTPEDLLARAKERGVSVLAITDHDTIAGVDIAHKAAVTLGLQLIPGIEFSSQWGKGGVHIVGLGVDINSTELQAAVEFQERARAARSLAIGERLSKLGFPDALAGAQKIAGNGTLGRPHFAQYLVDIGAVKNINAAFKRYLGTGKSADVKYQWPLMEQVINWIHSACGVAVLAHPAKYDLTRMKMCALIDSFVAAGGDAVEVISGQQPTAMTLDLAKIVNARGLYASCGSDFHAPGQAWQELGSFGVLPDNLKPVWNLLGFK, from the coding sequence GTGATTTTTGATCTGCATTGCCATAGCTCTTTTTCGGATGGTGTATTAACCCCTGAAGATCTGCTCGCTCGCGCCAAAGAGCGCGGTGTTTCGGTATTGGCAATCACGGATCACGATACCATAGCCGGTGTGGATATTGCACATAAAGCCGCTGTAACTCTTGGGCTTCAGTTAATCCCCGGCATTGAGTTTTCCAGTCAGTGGGGAAAAGGCGGCGTACATATTGTTGGTTTGGGCGTGGATATTAACTCCACCGAATTGCAAGCGGCCGTAGAGTTTCAGGAGCGGGCGAGGGCAGCCCGTTCGCTCGCGATTGGCGAACGATTGAGCAAGTTGGGATTTCCCGATGCCTTGGCCGGCGCTCAGAAAATTGCCGGTAATGGTACCCTGGGGCGGCCTCATTTTGCTCAATACCTTGTAGATATTGGGGCGGTGAAAAATATAAATGCCGCATTTAAGCGCTATTTGGGAACCGGCAAGTCAGCTGATGTTAAATATCAGTGGCCACTAATGGAACAGGTTATTAACTGGATTCACTCCGCTTGCGGTGTTGCCGTCTTAGCGCATCCCGCAAAATATGACCTAACGCGCATGAAAATGTGCGCTTTGATAGATTCTTTTGTGGCAGCCGGTGGCGATGCGGTAGAGGTAATTAGCGGCCAACAACCAACAGCGATGACATTGGATTTGGCAAAAATAGTGAACGCGCGTGGCTTGTATGCATCCTGCGGTTCAGATTTTCATGCCCCGGGACAAGCCTGGCAGGAATTGGGAAGTTTTGGCGTACTGCCAGATAACCTTAAACCTGTGTGGAATCTACTTGGGTTTAAATAG
- a CDS encoding VC0807 family protein, with the protein MNIVIPTLILTKLSGEEYLGPTWGLIVALAFPIGYGVRDFAVNKKLNIFSALGVVSVLLTGGLSLLKLPPEYFAIKEAAIPGLLGIITLISIKTRYPLVKVFIYNDKVLKIDKVNAALDHFNTQKQFERTLNNASLLIAGSFFLSSFLNYVLAKLILVSPGGTPEFNVELGKMTFWSYFVIALPMMIIMMGTLFYVFRSIRQLTQLTLEEVINDGNAE; encoded by the coding sequence ATGAACATTGTGATCCCCACACTAATTCTAACCAAATTGAGCGGGGAGGAATATTTGGGGCCCACGTGGGGATTAATCGTCGCGCTCGCCTTCCCGATAGGTTACGGTGTTCGCGATTTTGCAGTTAATAAAAAGTTGAATATTTTTTCCGCACTGGGTGTTGTGAGTGTTTTGTTAACGGGCGGACTTAGTCTGCTGAAATTACCGCCAGAATACTTCGCAATAAAAGAAGCTGCAATTCCAGGATTACTGGGAATTATCACACTCATTTCAATCAAAACCCGCTATCCGTTGGTAAAAGTATTTATCTACAACGATAAAGTTCTAAAGATCGACAAAGTGAATGCTGCACTCGACCACTTCAACACGCAAAAACAATTTGAGCGAACATTGAACAACGCATCGCTACTTATCGCGGGCTCTTTCTTCTTATCTTCCTTTCTGAATTACGTGCTCGCCAAATTAATTTTAGTCAGCCCCGGTGGAACACCTGAATTTAATGTGGAATTAGGCAAAATGACCTTTTGGAGCTATTTTGTGATTGCACTGCCGATGATGATCATTATGATGGGCACCTTGTTTTATGTATTTCGCAGCATTCGCCAGTTGACCCAGCTAACGCTGGAAGAGGTTATCAATGATGGCAACGCTGAATAG
- a CDS encoding YciI family protein: MLYAIISEDNPNSLEKRKVTRPAHLARLQQLSDQGRLFVAGPHPATDNDNPGDAGFTGSLVIAEFSSLDDAQLWADQDPYCAAGIYAKVVVKPFKKVLP, encoded by the coding sequence ATGCTTTACGCCATCATTAGCGAAGACAACCCTAATAGCCTTGAAAAACGCAAAGTCACCCGCCCCGCTCATTTGGCCAGATTGCAACAACTGAGTGATCAGGGTCGCTTGTTCGTAGCCGGCCCACATCCTGCGACTGATAATGACAACCCTGGTGACGCTGGCTTTACCGGCAGTTTGGTAATTGCCGAATTCTCATCGCTGGACGATGCGCAATTATGGGCCGATCAAGATCCATATTGCGCTGCAGGCATTTATGCCAAGGTTGTTGTAAAACCTTTCAAAAAAGTATTGCCTTAA
- a CDS encoding TIGR04211 family SH3 domain-containing protein, with amino-acid sequence MKNTLLPGAKLSRLVLLPVVLSLVGTSVYAVDRYVSDVIYIPVRSDKNPQASILQQGIASGAKLNFIREETGTDNNLWSLVVTADGTEGWVRSQNITDKPTAAMQLAALSNSSRDLVGLQTENAQLKEQLAKVQQEHQQLLTDTEDMRQAATTALNLEEEHQSLLKENQLLQTHADVLKAENEKLRNTDRFNHWVYGGGLVLGGIILSFILQGLGRRKRRSEWR; translated from the coding sequence GTGAAAAATACTCTCCTGCCCGGTGCCAAACTGTCGCGCCTTGTGTTGTTGCCCGTTGTATTGTCTCTTGTTGGCACCTCGGTCTACGCGGTCGACAGATATGTGTCTGATGTTATCTACATCCCTGTACGCAGCGATAAAAACCCACAAGCAAGCATTTTGCAACAAGGTATTGCCAGTGGTGCCAAGTTGAATTTCATTCGCGAAGAAACCGGCACAGACAATAATTTATGGTCGTTGGTCGTCACCGCCGATGGTACTGAAGGTTGGGTTCGTAGCCAAAATATTACCGATAAGCCCACTGCTGCCATGCAGCTCGCCGCGCTATCCAATTCCTCACGCGATCTGGTTGGCTTGCAAACTGAAAATGCACAGCTCAAGGAACAATTGGCAAAAGTGCAACAAGAACACCAACAATTACTGACTGACACAGAGGATATGCGCCAAGCAGCTACCACGGCCCTCAATTTGGAGGAGGAGCACCAAAGTCTGCTTAAAGAAAATCAGCTGTTGCAAACTCACGCCGATGTTCTTAAGGCGGAAAATGAAAAGCTCAGAAATACAGATCGTTTCAATCATTGGGTTTACGGCGGCGGCTTAGTATTAGGTGGAATTATTTTGTCGTTCATCCTGCAGGGATTAGGGCGCCGCAAACGCAGATCCGAATGGCGCTGA
- a CDS encoding peptidylprolyl isomerase: MRKYIFFVFSVFCVLISGGLNAADKQLVAIKTDLGTFVIELAPKEAPATVKNFLFYVDNKFYDGTIFHRVVPGFVVQGGGMTFDFAEKKTEAPIKNESSNGLGNDYKTVAMARQTDPDSATAQFYINLKNNDGLNANGTKPGYTVFGKVVAGMEVIEKIAEEPRGMYKAFPEAPNYAVRILSATRTSSVVVDNPAKQKPSLFKDAVVPVNETKQ, translated from the coding sequence ATGCGTAAATATATTTTTTTCGTTTTTAGCGTCTTTTGCGTTTTAATAAGCGGCGGGTTAAACGCTGCGGATAAGCAATTAGTCGCAATCAAAACTGACCTGGGTACATTTGTCATTGAGCTCGCCCCCAAAGAAGCGCCGGCAACCGTAAAGAACTTTTTGTTTTACGTCGACAACAAGTTCTATGACGGCACTATTTTTCACCGTGTCGTGCCGGGCTTTGTGGTACAAGGCGGCGGCATGACTTTTGATTTTGCCGAAAAGAAAACTGAAGCACCGATAAAAAACGAATCCAGTAATGGATTGGGTAATGACTATAAAACCGTCGCCATGGCGAGACAAACTGATCCTGATAGCGCTACCGCACAGTTTTATATCAACCTGAAAAATAATGACGGGCTCAATGCAAACGGTACCAAACCTGGGTATACCGTGTTTGGTAAAGTTGTCGCAGGAATGGAAGTGATTGAAAAAATTGCCGAAGAGCCGCGGGGAATGTACAAAGCATTTCCAGAAGCACCTAACTATGCTGTACGCATCCTTAGCGCGACGCGAACCAGTTCGGTCGTTGTTGACAACCCTGCCAAACAAAAGCCGTCATTATTTAAAGATGCTGTGGTACCCGTGAATGAAACAAAACAATAG